Below is a genomic region from Flavobacteriales bacterium.
AAGTGCAATAAATGCTATCTGTTTCATTGTTTTTGTTCGTGTTTGATGGTGCGAAATTATAACGCAGCAATGGCAGCATTATTAAAAACGCATGAAGATTTTAACGGAAAGATGTGTACAAGACACTTTAGGCCGTAACGCTTTCGCGCCAAGATTGTTTCTCCTTGATCGACTCTTCAATGTCCTCCAATCTTCCCTTCGGGATGGCCGCGATCAGCTTCTTGGTGTACTCCGTCTGCGGGTTGGAATAGATCTGATCGGCATCGCCCATTTCTTCCACCACGCCTTTGTTCATTACCACCATTCGGTCGCTCATGAATTTCACCACCGAAAGGTCGTGCGAGATGAAGATGTACGTAAAATCGAAGTCGCGTTTTAACTCGTTCAGCAAGTTCAGAACCTGCGCCTGTACGGAAACATCCAAGGCCGAAACCGATTCATCGCAAATGATGAACTGAGGTCGCAACGCCAGCGCACGCGCAATACAGATACGCTGCCGCTGACCGCCAGAGAATTCATGCGGATAACGGTAGAAATGCTCGGGAAGAAGGTTCACGCGTTCCAACAATTCCATCACCTTCTCTTTTCGTTCCTTGTCGTTGGCGTAAAGTTTATGCACGATCATGGGTTCCATGATGGCATCTCCAACGGTAATGCGCGGATTCAAGGAAGAATACGGATCCTGAAAAATGATCTGAATGTCTTTGCGGATGTCACGCAGTTCGTCCGTGGTCATGGAATGCAAAGGCTTTCCTTTGAAGATCACTTCGCCATCGGTCGGGTCAACCAACCGAAGAACCGTTCTGCCCAGCGTGGTTTTTCCGCAACCCGATTCGCCCACCAATCCAAGCGTTTCGCCTGGGAACACATCGAACGTTACATCGTCCACGGCTTTCACTTCTTCGGTCACTTTTCCGAAGAAATTCTTCTTGAGCGGGAAGTACGTTTTAAGGTTCTTGATGCGAAGCACAGGCTCTTTGGCATACATGTCCTCATGCGTTTTCTTGCGCTCATCATCGGTCTGTATTTCCTTCTGCGTGGCCTCGGTCACGCTTTGCTCGATCTCTTCAATGTGGCCCGCGTCATCCACTTTCATAAAGTCCGAAACGATCGGAAGACGCTTTAAGCGCACGTCCAATGGTGGGCGACAGGCCAAAAGCCCTTTCGTGTACGGATGCTGGGGATTGCTGAAAATCTCCAGCACAGGCCCTTGCTCCACGATCTTGCCCTTGTACATCACCACCACTTTGTCGGCCAGCTCAGCGATCACGCCAAGGTCGTGCGTAATGAACATGATTCCCATGTCGTGCTGACGCTGAAGTTTCAGCATCAGGTCGAGAATGGTCTGCTGCACCGTCACATCCAAAGCCGTGGTTGGCTCATCCGCAATCAGAATACTCGGATTGCAGCTCATCGCCATCGCAATCATTACGCGCTGCTTCTGTCCACCCGAAATTTGGTGCGGATACTGGTCGAAAATGGCCTCCGGCCGAGGAAGTTGCACTTCCTTGAAAAGCGCGATGGTCTTTTCCTTCGCTTCTTTTTTGCTCAGTTTCTGATGGAGCAGAATGGCTTCCATCACCTGATCACCGCAGGTGAAAACAGGATTCAACGAGGTCATCGGTTCCTGAAAGATCATCGCGATGTCGTTTCCACGGATGGACCGCATTTCCTTCTCGCTCACTTTGGTAAGATCGATCGGTGCGCCTTCGTTCTTGTGAAACAGAATCTCACCGCTGGCAATTCGCCCAGGCGGATTGGGGATGAGCCGCATCACCGACAAAGACGTTACCGACTTTCCCGAACCCGATTCGCCCACAATTCCAATGGTTTCTCCGCGGTTGACGGTGAAGCTCACATCGTTCACGGCTTTCAAAACATTTCCCTCGGTGCTGAACTCAGTAACGAGGTTCTTTATCTCCAGTAATTTTCTCTCAGACATGCTCAGTCAAAATTATAGATTGTGAGGGAGAGTTTGGGCTGGCCGAATTCGATGCTTTCATCGGCCAAGGCGTACTCCACTTCCGTTCCAGATTGGCGTTGTTTCCAAACGAGGAAACCGCCATCGATCTCCACTTCCCCAAACTGTTTGTTGTAGCGCTCCACCAGGTTCTTCTCAAAGCTGTTCAGCGTGGCCGTGTCGGCAAAGAAAATATCTGCCTGAATAGCATAAAGTTCCTGCTGATCGAACTCGTAGCGTACCATCAGGTCCGAATCATCGACCTTGAACTCGCAGGTCAACACGCCTTCATCGCTTGGAACGGCATTATCGCGCTGCGCATTTTTCAGCACGTTCTCGTATTTATCACCAATGGAATTGCCGCGGAACTGCGCTTTCTCCGGTCCGATGATCGGTGTGAGCTCATCGGTTTTTGAACCGCACGAGAACATCAATAAAAAAAGCAGGAGCAAGAGAATGAAAGGGCTTCTTCCATTGACCGTCCATTTCTTGCGAAGCTCCCCTCCTGAAAAGGAGGGGCTGGGGGAGGTCAACACAGAATCAAGAAAATCAAATGTCCTTTTCATGCTTCTACGATCTGGTCTTCGTTCAGGATCTCTTCTCCTCTGAAACGCAGCAGCAACTGCGCCACCGCCAAGGTATCACGTTTGCAGTAACGCTCAATGCGGTCGAGGTCGTTTTCCTCGTAATAAACGCGGGCTACGTCTTTTCCTTCAATGTCGGTTTTGGGAGTTGGAATGCCAAGTACGTGCGTCAGCAGCTTCAGCGAAGTATAGCTTTTCCAATCTCCGAACTTCCAAAGTTCCATGGTGTCGATGTGTTGTACTTCCCACGGTTTGCGGCCAACGGTGTTCAGGATTTTCGGAATCGGAATACGATTGATGACCATGCGTCTTGCGATGTACGGAAAGTCGAATTCTTTGCCGTTGTGCGCGCAAAGCAGATTGTCTGCGCGGTTGAAATGGCTGTTCAGCATGTCTGCGAATTCCCTCAGAAGCAATTTCTCATCATCGCCATAAAATGAATGCAGTCGGAACTCCCGCTTTCCGCCTTCGCGCAGATGGAACATGCCTACTGAAATGCAGATGATCTTTCCGAACTCGGCATAGATTCCAGCACGCTCGTAGAGTTCTTCACCTGTTTGTTCGTCCTTGGAAAGTTTGGCCGCCTTGTCGTTCCAAAGTGCAGCGGTTTCCTCATCCAATTGGCCGTAATCCGCCAGTTGCGGGACAGTTTCAATGTCCAGAAACAGGATTTTGGAAAGGTCGAGGTCGAGTAGCATTTCGGTTTCGTAGAACGGTTATTGATTACTGGTTATTGGGTCGGAGTTGGTGGACTGACCAATAACAAATAACTGAATAACCATTAACTATTTAATAAGAATTCCTGGTCGGTCAATCAAAGGTATCTGAATCAGGTTCTCGTTCACAATGCTATCGGGTACAAAAATGTATTTGCGGTCGTAGATCGTCTTATCGATGTAGAACGAAAGCATGTACTCGTTATTCAATCCGAACACATCGGGCATGATCTTTTCCACTTTCGTGAAGGAGTTGGCGGCTAACGTTTCGAAAAAATGGCGCAGCGTGGATGTTTTTACATGCTCCTCGTTCAGAATCCCGTAGCCTTTTGATGCTACGATGATGTTCTTCAGTTCCACGTTCTTGTGGTTGATCAGGTACACGCCCCATTCGGGATCGGCACCATCGGTTTCGCGCACCACGGCCATCGAAACATCTTCCACTTTCGGTATTTCAACCCTTCCGACTTTCATTGCCTGCAAACGTATGAACTTGAGCCTAATTGTAAGCTTCGCTACAACATCTCAATTCAAGCGTAGTTATCTTGGTGGTTCGAAATGATGAAACGGTCAATTTTCATTTCCATGTTTTCCATTCTCGCGGTTGCCAGTTTCGCGCAGCACCCGATTCTGAATTCGTTCGATGCGTTCAGGCAACCGAACGGCATTGAATTGCGATGGGTGATAAAAGGCGGAGAGCAATGCAATGGAACACAGATCTTTAGGGCGGGTGATGATCTTGTGTTTGAGCAGATCGACCACATTCCGGGCATCTGCGGCAGCACTATTTCAAACGAAGCGTATGCGTTCTTCGATTCGGTACCTGTTCCGAATGCTTACAACCATTACAAGCTGCAGTTGGGCGACCAAGGCTTTACCGATACGGTAACGGTGTTCTTTGAGGATTTCGGAAATGATGATTTCCTCCTGCTTTCCGACCACCAGAATGGAACGCACCGCATCCTTTTCAGCAACGATAACCACAACACGGCCGTTCTTCGTGTGTTCGATTATTCGGGGAGCGAACTGCACACACAGACCACTACTGGAAACGATTTCATCCTTCAACCATCGGGTTGGAGAAGCGGCATTTACCTGTTCCGAATTTCGGGCGTCTCACAAACAGATATTCACGGAAAGATCTATTTTGGCGGGTCATGAGAGCGTACGCGGTTTTCCTTTTTGTCCTGCTTATTTCGGGCTGCACCAAGAAGTCTGATGTGTACATGTTCGATTGCACGATCTACGATCAGAAGGTCGATGCGGCCGTTGAGGGCGCTTCCATCGTGATGAAAGTGCAAAAGGTGAGCGGAGGAGGTTTCAACCCGACCTATGAGACCGTAGGCTCCGCAACGACCGATGCCAGCGGACGGTTTTACTTGGAAGTGCCGAAGGATGTCTATTACTCATTCCGTGTTGTGGTGACGCACCCGAATCACTTCAGCCAGAACTTCGACATCAACCCGAACAATGTTCCGTTCAGCACCGCGTATTCTGCAACATTCGATGTAGAACCGAAGGCGTGGGTTTCCACGCACTTGCTCAACCAGAATTTATCGCAAACGGCCACTTTTGCCGTGGATGCGAATACGGACGAATGCACCGAATGCTGTCCTTCTTCCAACACCATTTTGCAGGGAGCTTCGGTTGATACCACGTTCATTTGTGAGGTGTATGGCGAGCAGCAGATCTCGGTAAATGGCACGTATGTGGACGAGAACGGTGGCGTGCATCAGATTGCGGAAACAGCATTTGTGCAAGCATTTGATACCACAACCGTAACTATCACTTATTAGAAGACTTTTTCTGGGTCGTATCTTTGCGGCATGAGCGATACAACCCTAACCCAACTTGGAGATTACACTCCCGATTTCACACCACCTTCGGTAGAATTTGTAGAGAAAATGACGGCACTTGGCCGCGCATATTTCGAGCCGCAGTTCTTTGGAATGGAGAACGTGGATAAGAACAAGCCTGCGCTTTATGTGACCAACCACTCCGTTCTCGGTGCGTTGGATGGCACACTTTGGGCAGCTGAGCTGTATATCAAGAAAGGGATTTTCTGCCGCTCATTGGTAGACAACCTCCATTACATGATGCCCGTTTGGCGCGATCTTGCTCCCAAGCTCGGTTTTGTGCGCGGCACGCGCGAAAACTGCACAGAGATGATGCAGCATGGCGAGCACATTATGGTATATCCGGGCGGAGGCCGCGAAACCTGCAAGCGGAAAGGAGAGAAGTACAAGCTGACCTGGAAAAAGCGCACAGGATTTGCGCGTATGGCCATTGAAAACGGCTACGACATCGTTACCGTGGCGCAGGTAGGGCAGGAAGATGCGTTTGACATTATGATGGACGGGGACGAGATCATGGACACCAAGTTCGGGGATTGGCTGCGCGAAAAAGGCATTGCCGAGAAATACCTAAAGGATGGCGAAACGGTTTTCCCGTTGGCACGCGGCATCGGTCCAACGTTCATTCCACGCCCAGAAAAGCAGTACTACGCATTCGGTAGTCGCATTTCAACAAAAGAGTACGAGGGTAAAGTGACCGATGATATTCTGTGGGAAGTGCGCGAACGGGCAGAATTGCAGCTGGAGTTGGACATCACCAAAATGCGCATCAAAAAACTGGAGGACGGAGACGGACATTGGTTCCGCGCGCTGCTTAATAGTCTTTAGGCGGATAATCGAGAAGGTTCAATCCGAGTCTGTTGAGATCCTGAATCGAAGATTTTCTGGGTCTTGACGCGTGTCATAAATTCGGAGGATGTGCAGTTGTTCCTCTTTGAAACGATAGTAAATACTGTTGTGTTTTGTGAGTACGCACCGTATTACTTGCCTGTCAGCTTCAACAAGAGGAAACAACTTGGGAGAATCAGATAATCGCAGAATT
It encodes:
- a CDS encoding dipeptide ABC transporter ATP-binding protein gives rise to the protein MSERKLLEIKNLVTEFSTEGNVLKAVNDVSFTVNRGETIGIVGESGSGKSVTSLSVMRLIPNPPGRIASGEILFHKNEGAPIDLTKVSEKEMRSIRGNDIAMIFQEPMTSLNPVFTCGDQVMEAILLHQKLSKKEAKEKTIALFKEVQLPRPEAIFDQYPHQISGGQKQRVMIAMAMSCNPSILIADEPTTALDVTVQQTILDLMLKLQRQHDMGIMFITHDLGVIAELADKVVVMYKGKIVEQGPVLEIFSNPQHPYTKGLLACRPPLDVRLKRLPIVSDFMKVDDAGHIEEIEQSVTEATQKEIQTDDERKKTHEDMYAKEPVLRIKNLKTYFPLKKNFFGKVTEEVKAVDDVTFDVFPGETLGLVGESGCGKTTLGRTVLRLVDPTDGEVIFKGKPLHSMTTDELRDIRKDIQIIFQDPYSSLNPRITVGDAIMEPMIVHKLYANDKERKEKVMELLERVNLLPEHFYRYPHEFSGGQRQRICIARALALRPQFIICDESVSALDVSVQAQVLNLLNELKRDFDFTYIFISHDLSVVKFMSDRMVVMNKGVVEEMGDADQIYSNPQTEYTKKLIAAIPKGRLEDIEESIKEKQSWRESVTA
- a CDS encoding 3'-5' exonuclease; its protein translation is MLLDLDLSKILFLDIETVPQLADYGQLDEETAALWNDKAAKLSKDEQTGEELYERAGIYAEFGKIICISVGMFHLREGGKREFRLHSFYGDDEKLLLREFADMLNSHFNRADNLLCAHNGKEFDFPYIARRMVINRIPIPKILNTVGRKPWEVQHIDTMELWKFGDWKSYTSLKLLTHVLGIPTPKTDIEGKDVARVYYEENDLDRIERYCKRDTLAVAQLLLRFRGEEILNEDQIVEA
- a CDS encoding T9SS type A sorting domain-containing protein, giving the protein MMKRSIFISMFSILAVASFAQHPILNSFDAFRQPNGIELRWVIKGGEQCNGTQIFRAGDDLVFEQIDHIPGICGSTISNEAYAFFDSVPVPNAYNHYKLQLGDQGFTDTVTVFFEDFGNDDFLLLSDHQNGTHRILFSNDNHNTAVLRVFDYSGSELHTQTTTGNDFILQPSGWRSGIYLFRISGVSQTDIHGKIYFGGS
- a CDS encoding acyltransferase, giving the protein MSDTTLTQLGDYTPDFTPPSVEFVEKMTALGRAYFEPQFFGMENVDKNKPALYVTNHSVLGALDGTLWAAELYIKKGIFCRSLVDNLHYMMPVWRDLAPKLGFVRGTRENCTEMMQHGEHIMVYPGGGRETCKRKGEKYKLTWKKRTGFARMAIENGYDIVTVAQVGQEDAFDIMMDGDEIMDTKFGDWLREKGIAEKYLKDGETVFPLARGIGPTFIPRPEKQYYAFGSRISTKEYEGKVTDDILWEVRERAELQLELDITKMRIKKLEDGDGHWFRALLNSL